The proteins below are encoded in one region of Lonchura striata isolate bLonStr1 chromosome 1, bLonStr1.mat, whole genome shotgun sequence:
- the LOC110480291 gene encoding feather beta keratin produces the protein MACNTLCQPCGPTPLANSCNEPCALQCQDSRVIINPSPVLVTLPGPIMTSFPQNTAVGSTSSAAVGSELSAQGQPISGGFGGFGYGLGYGRGFGYGCGFGYGQGYGYGLGCYGRRGRYNC, from the coding sequence ATGGCCTGCAAcaccctctgccagccctgcggaCCCACCCcgctggccaacagctgcaacgagccctgtgccctgcagtgccaggattCCCGCGTCATCATcaacccttcccctgtgctggtcaccctgccaggacccatcATGACCTCCTTCCCCCAGAACACCGCCGTCGGATCCACCTCCTCGGCTGCCGTGGGCAGTGAGctcagtgcccagggacagcccatctCTGGTGGCTTTGGTGGCTTTGGCTACGGCCTTGGCTACGGCCGTGGGTTTGGTTATGGCTGTGGATTTGGCTACGGGCAGGGCTATGGCTATGGCCTGGGCTGCTACGGCAGAAGGGGCCGCTACAACTGCTGA
- the LOC110480299 gene encoding feather beta keratin translates to MACNTLCQPCGPTPLANSCNEPCALQCQDSRVIINPSPVLVTLPGPIMTSFPQNTAVGSTSSAAVGSELSAQGQPISGGFGGFGYGLGYGRGFGYGLGGLGCYGRRGGYIC, encoded by the coding sequence ATGGCCTGCAAcaccctctgccagccctgcggaCCCACCCcgctggccaacagctgcaacgagccctgtgccctgcagtgccaggattCCCGCGTCATCATcaacccttcccctgtgctggtcaccctgccaggacccatcATGACCTCCTTCCCCCAGAACACCGCCGTCGGATCCACCTCCTCGGCTGCCGTGGGCAGTGAGctcagtgcccagggacagcccatctCTGGTGGATTTGGTGGCTTTGGCTACGGCCTTGGCTACGGCCGTGGGTTTGGCTACGGGCTGGGAGGCCTGGGCTGCTATGGCAGGAGGGGTGGCTACATCTGCTGA